A single genomic interval of Deinococcus ruber harbors:
- a CDS encoding Sec-independent protein translocase subunit TatA/TatB, translated as MPNLGFPEIMIILVVALLVFGPKKLPDLGRSLGNGIREFRKGTQGLKDELEGSLKEPAKTETVATPSIQAPTTQVISAAAAMPSAPVSQVIELGKSAPSQVQDPHQA; from the coding sequence ATGCCCAATCTCGGATTTCCCGAAATCATGATCATTCTGGTGGTGGCCCTGCTGGTCTTCGGCCCCAAGAAACTGCCCGACCTGGGCCGCAGCCTGGGCAACGGTATCCGCGAGTTCCGCAAGGGCACCCAGGGCCTGAAGGACGAACTCGAAGGCAGCCTGAAAGAGCCAGCCAAGACCGAGACGGTGGCGACGCCCAGCATCCAGGCTCCCACGACTCAGGTGATCAGCGCCGCCGCTGCCATGCCCTCGGCCCCGGTTTCGCAGGTGATCGAACTGGGCAAATCTGCGCCGTCGCAGGTGCAGGACCCTCACCAGGCCTGA
- a CDS encoding alginate O-acetyltransferase, with protein sequence MTEFAQDTLKPNIENSAAPRLLQWVPGLFLLAVVVGGGLLAVSSKAATTFPTDQDVVTGKWAHAYETALDADVPFRDPSVNLWATVNYRLFHEAREGALVGADGWLYTNEEFQTANRDAAEVQNKLAYIQEVRDTLAKSGAQLVIALIPAKVRVYPDHLGSLHVPAVNANLYQRFRHQVEALGVPAPDLETAFQTARASVQMFQKTDTHWTPQGAAIAAQLLAQQVKTLKLDLPSAEFKTTLSAPVARKGDLLRYLPVPDSVGPPPDQIGTSTTTRTDSGGGSLLGTDSIPITLVGTSYSARTKNNVWNFDGQLEQALGSEVLNVAEEGKGPIVPMREYLKSQNLTQNPPQVVIWEIPERFLRVMYSNPKKQ encoded by the coding sequence ATGACTGAATTCGCGCAAGACACGCTAAAGCCCAACATTGAAAATTCGGCCGCGCCGAGGCTGCTGCAGTGGGTGCCTGGCCTGTTCCTGCTTGCGGTGGTAGTGGGTGGTGGCCTGTTGGCCGTAAGTTCGAAAGCAGCTACAACGTTTCCGACAGACCAGGACGTCGTGACAGGGAAGTGGGCACACGCCTACGAGACAGCACTAGATGCGGATGTTCCGTTTCGGGATCCGTCGGTCAATTTGTGGGCAACGGTCAATTACCGTCTCTTTCATGAGGCTCGCGAGGGCGCACTGGTTGGCGCTGATGGCTGGCTCTACACCAACGAGGAGTTCCAGACGGCCAACAGGGACGCGGCAGAGGTTCAGAACAAACTCGCGTACATCCAGGAGGTGCGGGATACCCTCGCAAAGAGCGGCGCACAACTGGTGATTGCCCTGATTCCTGCGAAGGTACGGGTGTACCCGGATCATTTGGGATCACTGCACGTGCCGGCAGTCAATGCAAACCTGTATCAGCGCTTTCGCCACCAGGTGGAGGCCCTCGGTGTGCCTGCACCAGATCTGGAGACGGCGTTCCAGACAGCCCGCGCTTCCGTTCAGATGTTCCAAAAGACCGATACGCACTGGACGCCGCAGGGTGCAGCTATCGCAGCGCAGCTGCTTGCCCAGCAGGTCAAGACGCTCAAGCTGGATCTGCCCTCAGCCGAGTTCAAGACCACCCTCAGCGCACCGGTCGCTCGAAAGGGTGATCTGTTGAGATATCTTCCCGTGCCAGACAGTGTGGGTCCCCCACCAGATCAGATCGGCACGAGCACGACCACGCGAACCGATAGTGGAGGGGGCAGCCTGTTAGGAACTGACAGTATCCCAATCACACTGGTGGGCACCAGCTACAGTGCCCGCACCAAGAACAATGTCTGGAACTTCGATGGTCAACTGGAACAGGCCCTTGGGAGCGAAGTGCTGAATGTGGCGGAGGAAGGCAAAGGTCCGATCGTTCCAATGCGTGAGTATCTGAAGAGCCAGAACCTGACCCAGAATCCGCCCCAGGTGGTCATCTGGGAGATTCCAGAGCGGTTCCTGCGCGTGATGTATTCCAATCCCAAGAAACAGTAG
- a CDS encoding alginate O-acetyltransferase AlgF, giving the protein MKLILTLAVLTAGAALAQDTGLYAPAPPANSAFVRVLNAPTATLGSASVTAPASAASPYVVIPQGEFTAKLGATSSKLTVVAGHFYSVVAVAGKLVLLTDQAADNKAKALLTIYNLSKTASIDLKTADGKTSVVSGVKTGESGSRAVNGITVDLAAFNGPKALGTLKGVKLERGNAYALVLTDTGLTLTTSTTQTK; this is encoded by the coding sequence GTGAAATTGATTCTGACACTTGCCGTTCTGACTGCAGGAGCTGCCCTCGCCCAGGACACCGGTCTGTATGCCCCTGCCCCGCCAGCCAACAGCGCTTTTGTCCGGGTGCTCAATGCCCCTACGGCTACGCTGGGCAGTGCGAGCGTCACCGCTCCGGCGAGCGCGGCCAGCCCTTACGTCGTCATTCCGCAGGGCGAATTCACTGCGAAGCTCGGCGCGACCAGCAGTAAACTCACCGTCGTCGCGGGGCATTTCTACAGTGTGGTTGCGGTGGCGGGGAAGCTCGTTCTGCTGACCGATCAGGCCGCCGACAACAAAGCCAAGGCACTGCTGACGATCTACAACCTCAGCAAGACCGCCAGTATCGATCTCAAAACTGCTGATGGGAAGACGTCAGTGGTTTCGGGCGTCAAGACCGGCGAGAGTGGCAGCCGCGCCGTCAACGGCATCACGGTTGACCTCGCGGCCTTCAATGGTCCCAAAGCACTCGGCACCCTCAAGGGCGTCAAGCTCGAACGTGGTAATGCCTACGCCCTGGTTCTCACTGACACAGGCCTGACCTTAACGACCAGCACTACCCAAACAAAGTAG
- a CDS encoding DedA family protein, translating to MAFTQYLDPETILKTFSYVGLTGILFAETGLLLGFFLPGDSLLITAGIFAARGDLNLWALMGLASVAAFVGNTAGYWIGHRFGPLVFQRVRFLKPEYVTQAREYFAQHGNQTLVLSRFIPVIRTIVPTLAGTVHLDFRLFSAYNALGAVLWGAGVTLAGYLLGKVIPKDVLDKYILVIIALVLVVSFIPIVLEVLKRRRK from the coding sequence ATGGCCTTTACCCAGTATCTCGATCCCGAAACCATTCTCAAGACGTTCTCGTACGTCGGGCTGACGGGCATCCTGTTTGCCGAAACCGGTCTGCTGCTGGGCTTTTTCCTGCCCGGCGACAGCCTGCTCATCACAGCGGGCATCTTCGCGGCACGCGGCGACCTGAACCTGTGGGCGCTGATGGGGCTGGCATCGGTGGCGGCGTTTGTCGGCAACACGGCGGGTTACTGGATCGGCCACCGCTTCGGGCCGCTGGTCTTTCAGCGGGTACGCTTTCTGAAGCCGGAATACGTGACGCAGGCTCGCGAATACTTCGCCCAGCACGGCAATCAGACGCTGGTGCTGTCGCGTTTCATCCCGGTGATCCGCACCATCGTGCCCACGCTGGCAGGCACCGTCCATCTCGATTTCCGGCTGTTCAGCGCCTACAACGCCCTGGGTGCGGTGCTGTGGGGCGCGGGCGTGACGCTGGCGGGGTATCTGCTGGGCAAGGTCATTCCGAAAGACGTGCTCGACAAATACATTCTGGTCATCATCGCACTGGTGCTGGTCGTGTCGTTTATTCCTATCGTATTGGAAGTGCTTAAACGCCGCCGGAAATGA
- a CDS encoding protein kinase domain-containing protein — protein sequence MDSDSGMGGTLLAERYEVGELLGEGGSAQVYRALDRQLDRSVAIKIVHPHLPPSDRERFSREIRTLARLSHPGIVTVYDLGEQAGRIYFTMPLLSGGPITALGPLEDDPLQLGRFLTAATFVARALHHVHAAGLIHRDLTPGNILLDGTGDDGGGMPRIMDFGLVALTEYSRHLTRSGVTLGTPQYMAPEQARGVGVSHSSDLYALGAVLYRVACGSPPFVGDSDQSVLYQHVYDAPPDPRELNPAIPDGLAQVLLGLLSKKPQGRPVSGEALAQQFEQARRDAWESGSRSQYRGGRGRSGEQPGGPLSPERLKPVWSAALPGEITWPSAVTGQDGLLAVGTRRGHLMLVSSSGAVQHSLTAGDEVTAPAAFQGRSVLYGAMDGVLRRSTLDGRVMWSHKTRAEITGAPTRWGHLVLATSRDGHLHAVNAQSGELEWAYRAAGPIAASPVIWGGAALIADEEGWVHAADAQSGAQLWRVQLQTVHATPALARLGRGQAALLIPTWPGEVHALHLQMQGGHAQPNPQEPLLWTYDLEDEIWAAPAVSGETVILAGWGGRVRAVTLRGGDDLWNRQLTGRITASPVISGQYVYVATEAGELHVLSLSTGQNVWRIHEPVGVQATPLVSGGGLYVAFMDGTLKAYLPIDERNA from the coding sequence ATGGATTCGGATTCGGGTATGGGCGGCACGCTGCTGGCAGAGCGCTACGAGGTGGGCGAGCTGCTGGGCGAGGGCGGCAGCGCTCAGGTCTACCGCGCCCTCGACCGACAGCTCGACCGCTCGGTGGCCATCAAGATCGTGCATCCACATCTGCCGCCCAGTGACCGCGAACGCTTCTCGCGCGAGATTCGCACGCTGGCCCGCCTCTCACATCCTGGCATCGTGACGGTCTACGACCTGGGCGAGCAGGCCGGGCGCATCTACTTCACCATGCCGCTGCTATCGGGCGGCCCGATCACGGCGCTGGGGCCGCTGGAAGACGATCCGCTGCAACTGGGCCGTTTCCTGACGGCGGCGACCTTTGTGGCCCGCGCCCTGCACCATGTCCACGCGGCGGGCCTGATCCACCGCGACCTGACGCCCGGCAACATTCTGCTCGACGGTACCGGAGACGACGGGGGCGGTATGCCGCGCATCATGGACTTCGGACTGGTGGCGCTGACCGAGTACTCGCGCCACCTGACGCGCAGCGGCGTCACGCTGGGTACGCCGCAGTACATGGCCCCGGAACAGGCACGCGGCGTGGGTGTGAGTCATTCGAGCGATCTGTACGCACTGGGTGCGGTGCTGTACCGGGTGGCGTGCGGCAGCCCGCCCTTTGTGGGAGACAGCGATCAGAGCGTGCTGTATCAGCATGTCTACGACGCGCCGCCCGACCCCCGCGAGCTGAATCCGGCCATTCCCGATGGTCTGGCTCAGGTGCTGCTGGGCCTGCTCTCGAAGAAACCGCAGGGCAGACCGGTCAGCGGTGAGGCGCTGGCGCAGCAGTTCGAACAGGCCCGCCGCGACGCCTGGGAATCGGGCAGCCGCAGCCAGTACCGGGGGGGCCGTGGCCGCAGCGGAGAACAGCCGGGCGGCCCCCTCAGCCCGGAACGCCTGAAACCCGTGTGGAGCGCCGCGCTGCCCGGAGAGATCACCTGGCCGTCTGCCGTGACCGGGCAGGATGGACTGCTGGCCGTGGGCACGCGCCGGGGCCACCTGATGCTGGTGTCGAGCAGCGGCGCGGTGCAGCACAGCCTAACCGCCGGAGACGAGGTGACTGCTCCGGCGGCCTTCCAGGGGCGCAGCGTGCTGTACGGAGCGATGGACGGAGTCCTGCGGCGCAGCACGCTCGACGGACGGGTGATGTGGTCGCACAAGACCCGCGCCGAGATCACGGGCGCACCGACCCGCTGGGGCCACCTCGTCCTGGCGACCTCCCGCGACGGGCACCTGCACGCCGTCAACGCTCAGAGCGGCGAGCTGGAGTGGGCGTACCGCGCCGCTGGCCCCATCGCCGCCAGTCCGGTCATCTGGGGCGGCGCGGCCCTGATTGCCGACGAGGAAGGCTGGGTGCATGCCGCCGACGCCCAGAGCGGCGCACAGCTGTGGCGGGTGCAGCTTCAGACGGTGCATGCCACGCCCGCCCTGGCCCGACTGGGACGCGGTCAGGCGGCGCTGCTGATTCCCACGTGGCCCGGCGAGGTTCATGCGCTGCACCTTCAGATGCAGGGAGGACATGCCCAGCCCAACCCCCAGGAACCGCTGCTGTGGACCTACGATCTGGAAGATGAAATCTGGGCCGCTCCAGCCGTCAGTGGCGAAACGGTCATTCTGGCGGGCTGGGGCGGGCGGGTACGGGCGGTCACGCTGCGCGGCGGCGACGATCTGTGGAACAGGCAACTGACGGGCCGCATCACCGCCAGCCCGGTCATCTCGGGGCAATACGTGTATGTCGCCACCGAAGCGGGCGAACTTCACGTCCTGTCTCTCAGTACCGGACAGAACGTGTGGCGTATTCATGAGCCGGTGGGCGTGCAGGCCACGCCGCTGGTCAGTGGAGGCGGGCTGTACGTGGCTTTTATGGACGGTACGCTGAAAGCTTATCTGCCCATCGACGAACGCAATGCCTGA
- a CDS encoding transcriptional regulator, whose translation MPKKERKRLQVVISEEQDALLTRTAYELSSPERLISKSEVVRLAIEKIARELGESEQLDELRTLLDDENVSDDA comes from the coding sequence ATGCCCAAGAAGGAACGCAAACGGTTGCAGGTGGTTATCAGCGAGGAGCAGGACGCGCTGCTGACCAGAACCGCCTATGAACTGTCCAGCCCCGAGCGCCTGATCTCGAAGAGCGAGGTGGTGCGGCTGGCTATCGAGAAGATCGCCCGCGAACTGGGCGAATCCGAGCAGCTTGATGAACTGCGAACGCTGCTCGACGACGAAAATGTGAGCGACGACGCATAA
- the murA gene encoding UDP-N-acetylglucosamine 1-carboxyvinyltransferase — protein sequence MLQLTPMHIVGGRQLQGEFAVQPSKNAALPIIVASLLTREPVRLHGIPRLSDIYIILDIVAHLGTRHAWEGPNTLVLHTPDILNTATPYSLVSKMRASFIVMGALLSRAGEATVSMPGGCAFGHRPVDQHVKAFRAFGVELDEEGGNFEARRVAPLTGSYVFEMLTVGATQNAILSAALGSGRVVLENASIDTDVVDMVNFLNSLGADIQGAGTNTITVQGVTALRGGEYTVIPDRIEAGTLMIAAAATRSKLTLTGVRPGHLRALSTKLTEMGVTILEQSSTLMVDATRGKLTPTNITTVEYPGFPTDVQPQMSALLATVPGTSVVMDRVYADRLTHVVELTRMGAQIVVSEHTQVIQGGLLHGAPVKAADIRAGAALVVAALSAEGETVIDGMQYINRGYERLAERLRAIGANVQQNEPVLAAAMD from the coding sequence ATGCTCCAGCTCACTCCCATGCACATCGTCGGTGGCCGTCAACTTCAAGGTGAATTCGCGGTTCAGCCCAGCAAAAACGCGGCGCTGCCGATCATCGTGGCGAGCCTTCTGACGCGCGAGCCGGTTCGCCTGCACGGCATTCCCCGCCTGTCCGACATCTATATCATTCTGGATATTGTGGCGCACCTGGGAACCCGGCATGCCTGGGAAGGCCCCAATACCCTGGTGCTGCACACCCCCGACATCCTGAACACCGCCACGCCGTACTCGCTGGTCTCCAAGATGCGCGCCAGCTTCATCGTGATGGGTGCGCTGCTGTCGCGTGCAGGTGAGGCCACGGTCAGCATGCCCGGTGGCTGCGCGTTCGGTCATCGTCCGGTCGATCAGCACGTCAAGGCGTTCCGGGCATTCGGCGTCGAACTCGACGAAGAGGGCGGGAACTTCGAGGCCCGGCGCGTGGCCCCCCTCACGGGCAGCTACGTGTTCGAGATGCTGACCGTGGGCGCGACCCAGAACGCCATCCTGTCGGCGGCGCTGGGCAGCGGGCGGGTGGTGCTGGAGAACGCCAGCATCGATACCGACGTGGTCGATATGGTCAACTTCCTGAACAGCCTGGGTGCCGACATCCAGGGTGCCGGCACCAACACCATCACGGTGCAGGGCGTGACGGCGCTGCGTGGCGGCGAGTACACCGTGATTCCTGACCGCATCGAAGCGGGCACCCTGATGATCGCGGCGGCGGCAACCCGCTCGAAGCTCACGCTGACCGGCGTGCGCCCCGGCCACCTGCGTGCCCTGAGCACCAAGCTGACCGAGATGGGCGTAACCATTCTGGAGCAGAGCAGCACCCTGATGGTCGATGCGACGCGTGGCAAGCTGACGCCCACCAACATCACCACCGTCGAGTACCCCGGCTTTCCCACCGACGTGCAGCCGCAGATGAGTGCGCTGCTCGCCACTGTGCCCGGCACCAGCGTGGTCATGGACCGGGTGTACGCCGACCGCCTGACGCACGTGGTCGAGCTGACCCGCATGGGCGCACAGATCGTGGTGAGCGAGCATACCCAGGTGATTCAGGGTGGTCTGCTGCACGGTGCACCGGTCAAGGCGGCCGATATCCGTGCGGGGGCGGCGCTGGTGGTTGCCGCGCTGTCTGCCGAAGGTGAAACGGTGATCGACGGCATGCAGTACATCAACCGTGGCTACGAGCGCCTTGCCGAGAGACTGCGGGCCATCGGCGCGAACGTGCAGCAGAACGAGCCGGTGCTCGCTGCCGCAATGGACTGA
- a CDS encoding MBOAT family O-acyltransferase, translating to MVFSSNVFLFLFLPLFLGVYYALPFKAKSAWILVGSYALYAWWRVDFLWLLAGVTFAAYFFALAIERAEGARRFRLLSVSVTLNLLVLGYFKYANFGIDSFNAAITGLGFAPFAWSKVLLPIGLSFFIFHAISYLVDVYRREEPPTHKLLDFAAFIALFPHLIAGPVLKYNLLADQFRSRTHTLEKFSYGATRFMTGFAKKVLIADTIAPLVTASFSQASPTLADSWLGALAYTLQLYFDFSGYSDMAIGLAAMMGFKFPENFNHPYISRSITEFWRRWHMSLSSWLREYLYIGLGGNRKGRTRTYINLALTMVLGGLWHGANWTFVLWGAWHGGILALERRMKEAKLWQPSPAWLTIPGTMLLVIVGWVMFRADNVPDAFRMYRGMLGLNGIQLSDTLAWQVRPSELLTMLIATVLIYVAPIWGARVGDVGSHLLRPVAATVATLGLLPLFVLAIMKLSAQSYTPFLYFQF from the coding sequence GTGGTCTTTAGCAGCAACGTTTTTCTCTTCCTCTTCCTTCCACTGTTCCTGGGGGTCTATTACGCCTTGCCCTTCAAGGCGAAATCCGCCTGGATTTTGGTGGGGAGCTACGCACTATACGCGTGGTGGCGGGTGGACTTCCTGTGGCTTCTGGCTGGGGTTACGTTCGCTGCCTACTTCTTCGCGCTCGCCATCGAACGGGCCGAAGGCGCACGGCGGTTCCGACTGCTGAGCGTGTCAGTCACACTGAATCTGCTGGTGCTCGGCTACTTCAAATACGCCAACTTCGGCATCGACAGTTTCAACGCGGCCATCACTGGCCTGGGATTCGCTCCCTTTGCCTGGTCAAAGGTGCTGTTGCCCATCGGCCTGAGCTTCTTCATCTTTCACGCCATCTCCTATCTGGTGGATGTCTACCGCCGTGAGGAGCCGCCCACCCACAAGCTGCTGGACTTCGCGGCCTTCATTGCCCTGTTTCCGCATCTGATCGCCGGGCCCGTCCTGAAATACAACCTGCTGGCCGATCAGTTCCGCAGCCGCACCCACACGCTGGAGAAGTTCAGTTACGGGGCCACGCGCTTCATGACCGGCTTTGCCAAGAAAGTGCTGATCGCCGATACCATCGCCCCGCTCGTCACCGCCAGCTTCTCGCAGGCCAGCCCAACACTGGCCGACAGTTGGCTGGGCGCCTTGGCGTACACCTTACAGCTGTACTTTGACTTTTCCGGCTACAGCGATATGGCGATTGGACTCGCGGCCATGATGGGCTTCAAGTTTCCAGAGAATTTCAATCATCCGTATATCTCACGTAGCATCACCGAGTTCTGGCGTCGCTGGCACATGAGTCTGAGCAGCTGGTTGCGCGAGTATCTCTATATCGGGCTAGGCGGCAACCGCAAGGGACGTACCCGCACCTACATCAACCTCGCCTTGACGATGGTGCTGGGCGGCCTGTGGCATGGTGCGAACTGGACGTTCGTCCTGTGGGGCGCGTGGCACGGCGGCATCCTGGCGCTGGAACGCCGAATGAAAGAAGCCAAGCTGTGGCAGCCCAGTCCCGCCTGGCTGACCATTCCAGGAACCATGTTGCTGGTGATCGTCGGGTGGGTCATGTTCCGAGCTGACAACGTCCCGGACGCCTTCCGAATGTACCGAGGGATGCTGGGTCTGAATGGTATCCAGCTGAGCGACACCCTGGCCTGGCAGGTGCGGCCAAGCGAACTCCTCACCATGTTGATCGCCACGGTGCTGATTTATGTCGCACCTATCTGGGGGGCGCGGGTGGGGGATGTGGGCAGCCATCTGCTCCGCCCCGTCGCGGCTACGGTGGCCACCCTTGGCCTGCTGCCACTGTTCGTTCTGGCAATCATGAAGCTGTCGGCGCAGTCTTACACCCCATTCCTGTATTTCCAGTTCTGA
- a CDS encoding alginate O-acetyltransferase AlgX-related protein yields MKRVLRGLSLMGLMLTGSTYAAPFAFCPAVTDTSGKPTLLALGDASNPRLLETSSFVQTPTLTADDKLMLKQFSDQFKAEGINLVMIPIPSPALVYGGPAVNPKGFDSALAVQQYADTLAAEQAAGLNVIDVLPIAKKYEASGGVFFALRDHHWTGEGMQLAAKPLVDLVNALHVDLDRTYTTTLHSRQAAYNGAYDNVLIKLCGAQPYPVEQRTFFSADVTGESLLGNANTDTVIIGDSFGIPFFGFPAVVSDALKTPVVSAAVNGGGSISGFTQYFDNLKLEEKPKLVIWVGSNIVLNGPNIREYRATVEAALHPSAPLAQKNALTTDKPSVFVFDPSNQQAQQYFQLQVSGPKAERATAVFTYSDNTQETRAFYQREDAPQTTYNATFSYLLPPAKKLVSVSVSTVSGLTATVALHPFMR; encoded by the coding sequence ATGAAGCGCGTTCTTAGAGGATTGTCCCTCATGGGTCTGATGCTGACCGGCAGCACCTACGCGGCCCCCTTTGCGTTCTGTCCTGCAGTCACGGACACGAGTGGCAAGCCAACTCTCCTGGCTCTCGGTGACGCAAGTAACCCTCGTCTGTTAGAGACCAGCAGCTTCGTGCAGACGCCAACGCTCACAGCGGATGACAAGCTTATGCTGAAGCAGTTCAGTGACCAATTTAAGGCGGAGGGCATCAATCTGGTGATGATTCCGATCCCCTCCCCCGCACTCGTCTACGGCGGACCCGCAGTCAATCCGAAAGGATTCGATTCTGCACTCGCGGTGCAGCAGTATGCCGATACACTGGCCGCCGAGCAGGCAGCTGGACTGAACGTGATCGACGTCCTGCCAATCGCGAAAAAGTACGAAGCTTCGGGTGGTGTCTTCTTCGCTCTTCGGGACCATCACTGGACAGGGGAAGGCATGCAGTTGGCAGCCAAACCGTTGGTTGACCTCGTGAATGCGCTCCACGTCGATCTGGACAGAACCTATACGACGACACTTCATTCCAGGCAGGCCGCGTACAACGGTGCCTATGACAACGTGCTGATCAAACTCTGCGGAGCCCAGCCTTACCCAGTCGAACAGCGAACCTTCTTCTCTGCAGACGTCACAGGCGAGAGCCTCCTTGGCAACGCCAACACCGACACGGTCATCATCGGCGACAGTTTTGGTATCCCCTTCTTCGGGTTTCCTGCTGTGGTTTCTGATGCCCTCAAAACGCCGGTCGTTTCGGCAGCAGTAAACGGCGGGGGTTCCATCTCAGGATTCACGCAGTATTTCGACAATTTGAAATTAGAAGAAAAGCCAAAACTGGTGATCTGGGTTGGCAGCAATATCGTTTTGAATGGCCCCAATATTCGCGAGTACCGGGCTACGGTTGAAGCGGCACTGCATCCATCTGCACCACTCGCCCAGAAGAATGCGCTGACCACCGACAAGCCCTCAGTTTTTGTGTTCGACCCATCGAATCAGCAGGCGCAGCAGTATTTTCAGCTGCAGGTTTCCGGTCCCAAGGCGGAACGGGCAACAGCAGTCTTTACCTACTCGGACAACACACAGGAAACCAGAGCGTTTTATCAGCGTGAAGACGCTCCGCAGACCACATACAATGCCACGTTCAGTTACCTTCTCCCTCCCGCCAAAAAGCTAGTTTCGGTTTCAGTATCGACTGTGTCGGGATTGACGGCCACCGTCGCCCTACATCCCTTTATGCGCTGA